The proteins below come from a single Peromyscus maniculatus bairdii isolate BWxNUB_F1_BW_parent chromosome 13, HU_Pman_BW_mat_3.1, whole genome shotgun sequence genomic window:
- the Asnsd1 gene encoding asparagine synthetase domain-containing protein 1, giving the protein MCGICCSVGFSVEHFSKELKEDLLYNLRRRGPNSSKQLLKSTVNYQCLFSGHVLHLRGILTAQPVEDESGNVFLWNGEVFNGVQVEAEDNDTQVMFSSLSACKNESDILSLFSKVQGPWSFIYYQASSHCLWFGRDFFGRRSLLWHFSNLGKTFCLSSVGAQISGLTDQWQEVPASGIFQIDLNSAAVSRCVTLKLYPWKYVSKENVIEECVNDPAQTLTELPSFVSVVANEDKLYLSKPVAPLNKMLPQASLQTHCRNSSSVPHTRETLEIFLRDEHTKKVVHQFIDVLNVAVKRRVLCLAREENLASEEVLKTCNNKANIAILFSGGIDSMVIAALADRHIPLDEPIDLLNVAFVTKQKTGSSVPTVGRKQQNHHEIFSKESSQDAAVAEGPDDAEVPDRVTGKAGLKELQSVNPCRTWNFVEINVPLEELQKLRRARICHLVHPLDTVLDDSIGCAVWFASRGIGWLVTQDAVRAYKSCAKVILTGIGADEQLAGYSRHRVRFQSLGLEGLNEEIAMELGRISSRNLGRDDRVIGDHGKEARFPFLDENVVSFLNSLPIWEKADLTLPRGVGEKLILRLAAVELGLTASALLPKRAMQFGSRIAKLEKINEKASDKCGRLQILP; this is encoded by the exons ATGTGTGGCATTTGCTGTTCTGTAGGCTTCTCTGTTGAGCACTTCAGTAAAGAGTTAAAAGAGGATTTGCTGTACAATCTTAGACGACGGGGCCCCAATAGTAGCAAGCAGTTGCTAAAATCTACTGTTAACTATCAGTGTTTATTTTCTGGTCATGTTCTTCATTTGAGAGGTATTTTGACTGCCCAGCCTGTGGAAGATGAAAGCGGCAATGTGTTCTTATGGAATGGAGAAGTTTTTAACGGAGTACAGGTTGAAGCAGAAGACAATGACACTCAAGTTATGTTCAGTAGCCTTTCTGCCTGTAAGAATGAATCTGATATTTTGTCACTCTTCTCTAAAGTCCAAGGTCCTTGGTCTTTTATATATTATCAAGCCTCTAGCCATTGCTTATGGTTTGGTAGGGACTTTTTTGGCCGTCGTAGCTTGCTTTGGCATTTTAGTAATCTGGGCAAGActttctgcctctcttcagtTGGTGCCCAGATATCTGGACTTACAGACCAGTGGCAAGAAGTTCCAGCATCTGGAATTTTCCAGATTGATCTCAATTCTGCTGCTGTTTCAAGATGTGTGACTTTAAAATTATATCCTTGGAAATACGTTTCTAAGGAGAATGTTATTGAAGAATGTGTTAATGACCCGGCTCAGACTCTAACAGAATTGCCGTCGTTTGTGTCAGTGGTAGCAAATGAAGACAAACTGTATCTTTCAAAACCTGTTGCTCCCTTGAATAAGATGCTGCCTCAAGCTTCATTGCAAACTCATTGTAGAAACAGTTCCAGTGTTCCACATACAAGAGAGACACTTGAGATATTTCTTAGAgatgaacacacaaaaaaagtagtCCATCAATTTATTGATGTCCTGAATGTTGCAGTCAAGAGACGCGTCTTATGTTTAGCTAGGGAGGAAAACCTGGCATCAGAGGAAGTTTTGAAAACTTGTAATAACAAAGCAAACATTGCAATCCTCTTTTCTGGAGGCATTGATTCCATGGTGATCGCAGCCCTTGCTGATCGTCATATTCCTTTAGATGAGCCAATTGATCTTCTGAATGTGGCTTTTGTGACTAAACAAAAGACTGGGTCAAGTGTTCCTACTGTaggaagaaaacagcaaaaccaCCATGAGATCTTTTCTAAAGAGTCCTCTCAGGATGCTGCAGTGGCTGAGGGTCCTGATGATGCCGAGGTGCCAGACCGAGTCACAGGAAAAGCAGGACTAAAGGAACTACAGTCTGTCAACCCTTGTCGAACTTGGAATTTTGTTGAAATTAATGTTCCTCTTGAAGAACTACAAAAACTAAGAAGAGCTCGAATATGTCACTTAGTTCATCCCTTGGACACAGTTCTGGATGATAGCATTGGCTGTGCTGTCTGGTTTGCTTCTAGAGGGATCGGTTGGTTAGTGACTCAGGATGCTGTGAGAGCTTACAAGAGCTGTGCAAAG GTGATTCTCACAGGAATCGGTGCGGATGAGCAGCTGGCAGGTTACTCCCGTCATCGTGTCCGCTTTCAATCTCTTGGTCTAGAAGGATTGAATGAGGAAATAGCAATGGAACTGGGTCGCATTTCTTCCAGAAACCTTGGTCGTGATGACAGAGTTATTGGTGACCATGGAAAGGAAGCTAG gTTTCCTTTCCTGGATGAGAATGTTGTGTCTTTCCTAAATTCCCTGCCGATTTGGGAAAAAGCAGACCTGACTTTGCCCCGTGGGGTTGGTGAGAAGCTCATTCTACGCCTTGCAGCTGTTGAACTTGGTCTCACAGCCTCTGCCCTTCTGCCGAAGCGGGCCATGCAGTTTGGATCTAGAATTGCAAAACTGGAGAAAATTAACGAGAAGGCATCTGATAAATGTGGAAGGCTCCAAATCCTACCTTAG
- the Asdurf gene encoding ASDURF protein, whose product MPGRGVRADDRAAPVPAPDRAAPVPAPDRAAPVPAPDRAAPVPAPGRAAPAPVHTSTAANTEALSSKIKEQKILVDELSNLKKNRKVYKQQPNSNIFFIADRTKMFSESKNTLDELIREYQALENSETTEVKTQSP is encoded by the exons ATGCCCGGCCGTGGGGTGCGCGCCGACGACCGCGCTGCACCCGTGCCGGCCCCCGACCGTGCTGCACCCGTGCCCGCCCCGGACCGCGCTGCACCCGTGCCCGCCCCCGACCGTGCTGCACCCGTGCCGGCCCCCGGCCGCGCTGCACCCGCGCCCGTCCACACTTCGACGGCTGCAAACACCGAGGCCCTCAGCAGCAAG attaaagaacaaaaaattcTTGTGGATGAACTTTCTAACCTGAAGAAGAATCGG AAAGTATACAAGCAGCAACCAAACAGCAACATATTCTTTATTGCAGATCGaacaaaaatgttttctgaaaGCAAAA ATACATTAGATGAACTAATAAGAGAATACCAAGCATTAGAAAACTCAGAAACAACCGAAGTCAAGACCCAGTCGCCCTGA